In Curtobacterium sp. TC1, the following proteins share a genomic window:
- a CDS encoding ABC transporter ATP-binding protein, translating into MSKSPTTARPSTFRAIARIHPYVKPYQGRLIAGMAAALGASLVALAIPYVLQWLVDGPLSTRDSAQIWPAGLAVLALGVLEAFFIASRRRMVMRPSTRIETSMRNALYAKLQDLPVAFHDRWESGQLLSRSVSDLSLIRRWLAFGVVLLVVNIVTIVVGFVVLFTFGWLLGLIFLVASIPLWINGLLFERRYSVVARRSQDQVGDLATSVEQSVHGIRVLKAFGRGGAKLEEFSEQAEALRGTEIKKAKAIASIWLWLLLVPDVAFALCLLAGIWLASQGEMTVGQLFAFFATATVLRFPIESIGFFLSMTFDTRTAVDRFFEVMDSENTITDPAHPKTIAEPHGALSFNGVHFRYQDSAPQYPDLVNGIELQLEPGETMALVGLTGSGKTTLLSLVPRLYDVTGGSVTIDGVDVRDLTREELRRHVAVAFEDATLFSTTVRQNVLLGRPDVEGDEAEALMREALDIAQASFVDDLPDGVDTRVGEEGLSLSGGQRQRLALARAIAARPSVLVLDDPLSALDVDTEARVEAGLRRVLADTTSLIVAHRPSTVTLADRVALMENGRITAVGTHSELMATNEHYRYVISSLDDDDATARQEAMA; encoded by the coding sequence ATGTCCAAGTCGCCCACCACGGCGCGCCCGTCCACCTTCCGCGCGATCGCGCGGATCCACCCCTACGTGAAGCCCTACCAGGGCCGCCTCATCGCCGGCATGGCCGCGGCGTTGGGTGCCTCCCTGGTGGCGCTCGCCATCCCCTACGTCCTGCAGTGGCTCGTCGACGGTCCGCTGTCGACGCGCGACTCCGCACAGATCTGGCCCGCCGGTCTCGCCGTGCTCGCCCTCGGTGTGCTCGAGGCGTTCTTCATCGCCTCGCGCCGCCGCATGGTGATGCGCCCGTCGACCCGCATCGAGACCAGCATGCGGAACGCCCTGTACGCGAAGCTGCAGGACCTGCCCGTCGCCTTCCACGACCGCTGGGAGTCGGGGCAGCTGCTCTCCCGATCGGTGTCGGACCTGTCGCTCATCCGCAGGTGGCTCGCATTCGGTGTCGTCCTGCTCGTGGTCAACATCGTCACGATCGTCGTCGGGTTCGTCGTCCTGTTCACCTTCGGGTGGCTGCTCGGGCTCATCTTCCTCGTCGCGTCGATCCCGCTGTGGATCAACGGGCTGCTGTTCGAGCGTCGCTACTCCGTCGTCGCGCGCCGCAGCCAGGACCAGGTCGGTGACCTCGCCACGAGTGTCGAGCAGTCGGTGCACGGCATCCGCGTCCTCAAGGCGTTCGGTCGTGGCGGCGCCAAGCTCGAGGAGTTCAGCGAGCAGGCGGAGGCCCTGCGCGGCACCGAGATCAAGAAGGCGAAGGCCATCGCGAGCATCTGGCTGTGGCTGTTGCTCGTGCCGGACGTCGCGTTCGCGCTGTGCCTGCTCGCCGGCATCTGGCTGGCGTCGCAGGGCGAGATGACCGTCGGGCAGCTGTTCGCGTTCTTCGCGACGGCGACGGTCCTGCGGTTCCCGATCGAGTCGATCGGCTTCTTCCTGTCGATGACGTTCGACACCCGCACGGCGGTCGACCGGTTCTTCGAGGTGATGGACTCCGAGAACACGATCACGGATCCGGCGCACCCGAAGACCATCGCCGAGCCGCACGGTGCCCTGTCGTTCAACGGCGTGCACTTCCGGTACCAGGACTCCGCGCCGCAGTACCCCGACCTCGTCAACGGGATCGAGCTGCAGCTGGAACCGGGCGAGACCATGGCACTCGTCGGGCTCACCGGCAGCGGCAAGACCACGCTGCTCTCGCTCGTGCCGCGGCTCTACGACGTGACCGGCGGATCCGTGACGATCGACGGTGTCGACGTCCGCGACCTCACGCGCGAGGAACTGCGCCGCCACGTCGCCGTCGCCTTCGAGGACGCCACCCTGTTCTCGACGACGGTGCGGCAGAACGTGCTGCTCGGCCGTCCGGACGTCGAGGGCGACGAGGCCGAAGCGCTCATGCGCGAGGCCCTCGACATCGCGCAGGCGTCCTTCGTGGACGACCTGCCGGACGGCGTCGACACCCGTGTCGGCGAAGAGGGACTCTCGCTCTCCGGCGGCCAGCGCCAGCGGCTCGCGCTGGCCCGTGCGATCGCGGCGCGACCGTCGGTGCTGGTGCTCGACGACCCGCTGTCGGCACTCGACGTCGACACCGAGGCCCGGGTCGAGGCCGGCCTGCGCCGCGTCCTGGCCGACACGACGTCGCTCATCGTGGCGCACCGTCCGTCGACGGTGACCCTCGCGGACCGCGTCGCGCTCATGGAGAACGGCAGGATCACGGCGGTCGGCACCCACTCGGAGCTGATGGCCACCAACGAGCACTACCGCTACGTCATCTCGTCACTCGACGACGATGACGCGACCGCACGACAGGAGGCGATGGCATGA
- the purH gene encoding bifunctional phosphoribosylaminoimidazolecarboxamide formyltransferase/IMP cyclohydrolase, with the protein MSVHAADPSLYRDRDVVPVRRALISVSDKSGLLELAGALAESGVEIVSTGSTAQTIRDAGFAVTDVASVTGFPESLDGRVKTLHPSVHAGLLADLRLESHEQQLADLGIAAFELVVVNLYPFVETVASGADTATVVENVDIGGPAMVRASAKNHPNVAIVVAPSSYAEVVEAVRAGGTSLELRKRLAAQAFAHTAAYDSAVASYFASDVVAAAAAPTTSGDIATPGVFDEHLSVTADLSATLRYGENAHQAAALYTSTDGTGIAQATQLHGKEMSYNNYVDADAAVRAAFDFDTPAVAIIKHANPCGIAIAPADAADPIASAHAAAHACDPLSAFGGVIAANRPVTVAMAETVKDIFTEVVVAPGFDPEALEILSRKKNIRLLTLPADFALAPREVKQISGGFLVQDADRFTAFDQSTWTLVAGEPADDQTLADLAFAWKASRSVKSNGILLANQGASVGVGMGQVNRVDSCHLAVNRAGDRASGSVAASDAFFPFADGLQVLLDAGVRAVAQPGGSVRDDEVIAAAKAAGVAMYFTGERHFFH; encoded by the coding sequence ATGAGCGTGCACGCAGCCGACCCCAGCCTCTACCGCGACCGTGACGTGGTGCCGGTCCGCCGCGCACTCATCTCGGTGAGCGACAAGTCCGGCCTGCTCGAGCTCGCCGGCGCCCTCGCCGAGTCGGGTGTCGAGATCGTGTCGACGGGCTCCACCGCCCAGACCATCCGCGACGCGGGCTTCGCCGTCACCGACGTCGCGAGCGTCACCGGGTTCCCGGAGTCGCTCGACGGCCGGGTCAAGACCCTGCACCCGTCGGTGCACGCGGGCCTGCTCGCCGACCTGCGCCTCGAGTCGCACGAGCAGCAGCTCGCCGACCTCGGGATCGCGGCCTTCGAGCTCGTCGTCGTGAACCTGTACCCGTTCGTCGAGACCGTGGCGTCGGGTGCCGACACCGCGACCGTGGTCGAGAACGTCGACATCGGCGGCCCCGCGATGGTCCGCGCCTCGGCGAAGAACCACCCGAACGTGGCGATCGTCGTGGCGCCGTCGTCCTACGCCGAGGTCGTCGAGGCGGTCCGCGCCGGTGGTACCTCCCTCGAGCTCCGCAAGCGTCTGGCCGCCCAGGCCTTCGCGCACACCGCGGCGTACGACAGCGCGGTGGCGTCCTACTTCGCCAGCGACGTCGTCGCGGCGGCGGCAGCGCCGACGACCAGCGGGGACATCGCGACGCCCGGCGTGTTCGACGAGCACCTCAGCGTCACCGCCGACCTGTCCGCCACGCTCCGCTACGGCGAGAACGCGCACCAGGCTGCCGCGCTCTACACGAGCACGGACGGCACCGGCATCGCGCAGGCGACGCAGCTGCACGGCAAGGAGATGTCGTACAACAACTACGTCGACGCCGACGCCGCCGTCCGTGCGGCGTTCGACTTCGACACCCCCGCCGTCGCGATCATCAAGCACGCCAACCCGTGCGGCATCGCGATCGCCCCGGCCGACGCCGCCGACCCGATCGCCTCCGCCCACGCCGCCGCACACGCCTGCGACCCGCTGTCCGCCTTCGGCGGGGTCATCGCCGCGAACCGTCCCGTCACCGTGGCCATGGCGGAGACCGTCAAGGACATCTTCACCGAGGTCGTCGTCGCGCCCGGCTTCGACCCCGAGGCGCTCGAGATCCTGTCGCGCAAGAAGAACATCCGCCTGCTCACGCTGCCGGCCGACTTCGCCCTGGCTCCGCGTGAGGTCAAGCAGATCTCCGGCGGCTTCCTGGTGCAGGACGCCGACCGCTTCACGGCGTTCGACCAGTCGACCTGGACCCTCGTCGCCGGTGAGCCCGCCGACGACCAGACCCTCGCCGACCTGGCGTTCGCGTGGAAGGCGAGCCGTTCGGTCAAGTCGAACGGCATCCTGCTGGCGAACCAGGGCGCGAGCGTCGGGGTGGGCATGGGCCAGGTCAACCGGGTGGACTCGTGCCACCTGGCGGTGAACCGTGCCGGTGACCGTGCGAGCGGCAGTGTCGCAGCGTCCGACGCGTTCTTCCCGTTCGCCGACGGCCTGCAGGTGCTGCTCGACGCCGGTGTGCGCGCGGTGGCCCAGCCCGGTGGCAGCGTCCGCGACGACGAGGTCATCGCCGCAGCGAAGGCCGCCGGGGTCGCGATGTACTTCACGGGCGAGCGCCACTTCTTCCACTGA
- the purN gene encoding phosphoribosylglycinamide formyltransferase, whose translation MLELVVLISGTGSNLRALLEATFDAEYPARVVAIGADRDAEGLGLGEEFSIPTFTVPFSRYETRAEWGQSLAEQIRPWSPDLLVLSGLMRLLPPAVVSEFAPAIINTHPAYLPEFPGAHGVRDALAAGVTETGASVIAVDDGVDTGPILAQERVPVLPGDSESTLHDRIKPVERRLLIQTILDIANGTTDLKGTPSA comes from the coding sequence GTGCTCGAACTGGTCGTCCTGATCTCCGGTACCGGGTCGAACCTCCGAGCCCTGCTCGAAGCGACCTTCGACGCCGAGTACCCCGCCCGTGTCGTCGCCATCGGTGCCGACCGCGACGCCGAGGGCCTCGGTCTGGGCGAGGAGTTCTCGATCCCGACCTTCACGGTGCCGTTCTCGCGCTACGAGACCCGCGCCGAGTGGGGGCAGTCCCTCGCCGAGCAGATCCGCCCGTGGTCGCCCGACCTGCTCGTGCTGTCCGGCCTCATGCGCCTGCTGCCCCCGGCCGTGGTGTCCGAGTTCGCCCCGGCCATCATCAACACCCACCCGGCGTACCTGCCCGAGTTCCCCGGCGCCCACGGCGTGCGGGACGCCCTCGCGGCTGGCGTCACGGAGACCGGTGCGAGCGTCATCGCGGTCGACGACGGCGTGGACACCGGCCCGATCCTCGCCCAGGAGCGCGTCCCCGTGCTCCCCGGCGACTCCGAGTCGACGCTGCACGACCGCATCAAGCCGGTCGAGCGCCGCCTGCTCATCCAGACCATCCTCGACATCGCCAACGGCACCACCGACCTGAAGGGCACCCCGAGCGCATGA
- a CDS encoding DUF6350 family protein has translation MNRLGTALLAAIEAVVTVGVGIGIALVPLTLLWGFEYGLQVDWDVFWKATGSVWLVGHGVDVSFLLGSAVAKSSGVSGAADPIDVTLAALGFAVVTAWLGARAGRRFAETEHRTTGLLVGTAVVAVLGLGVALSSTSAATQPTIWQSVVLPALWFGIPALISSEVCRRRRDLPADPATQRVIDLLDRVPVLWRTVAGFGLRAGTAATAVVVACAGVVVGLLLFTSFAEVITLYEQSHAGVIGGIALTVGQLAFLPDFVGWATSWLIGPGFAIGTGSSVSPIATTLGPIPGLPVFGALPTSGHTFGLVWILVPVIAGFAIGGSMRPRLVRALGNADSALHRALAGVATGIVAGVLTGLIAWVSSGSFGPGRLADVGPHALVVGGFAALEIGLPAVIALAAGSDLVRLPDRGWTRERWTEADDDADRSGAEAGTGSLLAALDQAGAGRTTDVHRFVVEESHDGSTAARPRATVDSPTEPIADETVVPALSGTPRTPPRDPDHDVELPAWAKTDAVASERLADEGPTEPRSSGRAAIGALRDRLHDAADGVRERAGGLRERAGGLRDRVTGADAEQQRPAPAPERPAAETPAPTTAAAHTDAQPAFPWSTEEFVAGRDDVDDEPAGPEAPAAAPARSARPTNWDVTDQIPDEELPWWRRPKDDH, from the coding sequence ATGAACCGCCTGGGAACCGCTCTGCTCGCCGCGATCGAGGCGGTCGTGACGGTCGGCGTCGGCATCGGGATCGCCCTGGTCCCGCTCACCCTGCTCTGGGGGTTCGAGTACGGCCTGCAGGTCGACTGGGACGTGTTCTGGAAGGCGACCGGCAGCGTCTGGCTCGTCGGCCACGGCGTCGACGTCTCGTTCCTGCTCGGGTCGGCGGTGGCGAAGAGCTCCGGGGTCAGCGGTGCCGCCGACCCCATCGACGTGACGCTCGCGGCGCTCGGCTTCGCGGTCGTGACCGCCTGGCTCGGTGCCCGAGCCGGTCGTCGGTTCGCCGAGACGGAGCACCGCACCACCGGCCTGCTGGTCGGGACGGCGGTCGTCGCGGTGCTCGGCCTCGGCGTCGCACTGTCGTCGACCTCCGCCGCCACGCAGCCGACCATCTGGCAGTCCGTGGTCCTGCCCGCCCTGTGGTTCGGGATCCCGGCGCTCATCAGCTCGGAGGTCTGCCGACGACGGCGCGACCTGCCGGCGGACCCCGCCACACAACGCGTCATCGACCTGCTCGACCGGGTGCCCGTGCTCTGGCGGACCGTCGCCGGGTTCGGGCTCCGCGCCGGCACCGCCGCGACCGCTGTCGTCGTCGCGTGCGCCGGAGTCGTCGTCGGGCTCCTGCTCTTCACCTCGTTCGCCGAGGTCATCACGCTGTACGAGCAGTCCCACGCCGGTGTGATCGGCGGGATCGCCCTCACCGTCGGGCAGCTCGCGTTCCTGCCGGACTTCGTCGGGTGGGCGACCTCGTGGCTGATCGGCCCCGGGTTCGCCATCGGCACCGGGTCGAGCGTGTCCCCGATCGCCACGACCCTCGGCCCGATCCCCGGCCTGCCGGTGTTCGGCGCACTGCCGACCTCGGGCCACACGTTCGGGCTCGTCTGGATCCTGGTGCCGGTGATCGCCGGCTTCGCGATCGGCGGCTCGATGCGCCCGCGACTCGTGCGTGCGCTGGGGAACGCCGACTCCGCACTCCACCGAGCGCTCGCCGGTGTCGCGACGGGCATCGTGGCCGGGGTCCTGACCGGGCTGATCGCCTGGGTGTCATCCGGATCGTTCGGCCCCGGACGACTGGCCGACGTCGGACCCCACGCCCTGGTGGTCGGTGGTTTCGCCGCGCTCGAGATCGGCCTGCCGGCGGTCATCGCCCTCGCCGCGGGCAGCGACCTCGTCCGCCTGCCCGACCGCGGCTGGACACGGGAGCGCTGGACCGAGGCGGACGACGACGCGGACCGCAGCGGGGCCGAGGCCGGGACGGGATCGCTGCTCGCCGCGCTCGACCAGGCCGGCGCGGGACGGACCACCGACGTGCACCGGTTCGTGGTCGAGGAGTCCCACGACGGCTCGACCGCTGCCCGCCCGCGCGCCACGGTCGACAGCCCGACGGAACCGATCGCCGACGAGACGGTCGTGCCGGCGCTCAGCGGAACGCCTCGGACACCCCCGCGCGATCCCGACCACGACGTGGAACTGCCGGCATGGGCGAAGACCGACGCCGTCGCCTCGGAGCGCCTGGCCGACGAGGGTCCGACCGAGCCCCGCTCGTCGGGCCGTGCCGCGATCGGTGCCCTGCGCGATCGACTGCACGATGCCGCCGACGGTGTGCGCGAGCGCGCTGGTGGACTCCGTGAGCGAGCCGGAGGACTCCGCGACCGCGTGACCGGTGCCGACGCCGAGCAGCAGCGCCCCGCACCCGCTCCGGAACGGCCAGCGGCGGAGACTCCCGCGCCGACGACCGCAGCCGCCCACACCGACGCGCAGCCGGCGTTCCCCTGGAGCACCGAGGAGTTCGTCGCCGGACGGGACGACGTGGACGACGAACCAGCAGGACCCGAGGCTCCCGCCGCCGCTCCCGCCCGGTCGGCCCGTCCGACGAACTGGGACGTCACCGACCAGATCCCCGACGAGGAGCTGCCCTGGTGGCGCCGTCCGAAGGACGACCACTAG
- the sucD gene encoding succinate--CoA ligase subunit alpha yields the protein MSIFLNKDSKVIVQGITGGEGTKHTALMLKAGTQVVGGVNARKAGTTVTHGDVSLPVFGTVREAIDTTGADVSIVFVPPAFAKDAVLEAIDAEIPLVVVITEGIPVQDAAEFWAHAKAKGGTTRIIGPNCPGIITPGESLVGITPATITGKGPIGLVSKSGTLTYQMMYELRDLGFSTAIGIGGDPVIGTTHIDALAAFEADPETEAIVMIGEIGGDAEERAAEFIKAHVTKPVVGYVAGFTAPEGKTMGHAGAIVSGSAGTAEAKQQALEAAGVKVGKTPSETAALLREVVAAR from the coding sequence ATGTCGATCTTCCTCAACAAGGACTCCAAGGTCATCGTCCAGGGCATCACCGGCGGCGAGGGCACCAAGCACACCGCACTGATGCTCAAGGCCGGCACCCAGGTCGTCGGCGGCGTCAACGCGCGCAAGGCCGGCACCACCGTCACCCACGGCGACGTGTCGCTGCCCGTCTTCGGCACCGTGCGCGAGGCCATCGACACCACCGGTGCGGACGTCTCCATCGTCTTCGTGCCGCCGGCCTTCGCCAAGGACGCCGTGCTCGAGGCCATCGACGCCGAGATCCCGCTCGTCGTCGTCATCACCGAGGGCATCCCCGTGCAGGACGCCGCCGAGTTCTGGGCGCACGCCAAGGCGAAGGGCGGCACGACCCGCATCATCGGCCCGAACTGCCCCGGCATCATCACGCCCGGTGAGTCGCTCGTCGGCATCACCCCGGCGACGATCACCGGCAAGGGCCCGATCGGCCTCGTCTCGAAGTCGGGCACCCTGACCTACCAGATGATGTACGAGCTGCGCGACCTGGGCTTCTCGACCGCCATCGGCATCGGCGGCGACCCGGTCATCGGCACGACGCACATCGACGCGCTCGCCGCGTTCGAGGCCGACCCCGAGACCGAGGCCATCGTGATGATCGGTGAGATCGGCGGCGACGCCGAGGAGCGCGCAGCCGAGTTCATCAAGGCGCACGTCACCAAGCCGGTCGTCGGCTACGTCGCGGGCTTCACCGCCCCCGAGGGCAAGACGATGGGCCACGCCGGAGCGATCGTGTCCGGTTCCGCCGGCACCGCCGAGGCGAAGCAGCAGGCGCTCGAGGCCGCCGGCGTCAAGGTCGGCAAGACACCGTCCGAGACCGCCGCGCTGCTGCGCGAGGTCGTCGCCGCCCGCTAG
- the sucC gene encoding ADP-forming succinate--CoA ligase subunit beta gives MDLFEYQARDLFESYGVPVLQGIIADTPEAARAAAEQIGGVVVVKAQVKVGGRGKAGGVKVAKTPDEAFEHAQAILGLDIKGHTVERVMIAQGADIAEEFYFSVLLDRANRSYLSLTSVEGGMEIEQLAVEKPEALARVEVDPLTGIDAAAGRAIAEQAGFPAELVDQVADVFSKLYDVYKGEDATLVEVNPLVRTGDGQILALDGKVSLDENADFRHPAHKDLEDSASEDPLEAKAKAHGLNYVKLDGQVGVIGNGAGLVMSTLDVVAYAGERHGGVKPANFLDIGGGASAEVMANGLDVILGDPQVKSVFVNVFGGITACDAVANGIVAALGILGDAATKPLVVRLDGNNVEEGRRILAEAAHPLVTVAATMDDAAEQAAELAAAAA, from the coding sequence GTGGATCTTTTCGAGTATCAGGCCAGGGACCTCTTCGAGTCCTACGGCGTCCCCGTGCTGCAGGGGATCATCGCCGACACCCCGGAAGCGGCGCGAGCGGCGGCCGAGCAGATCGGTGGCGTCGTCGTCGTCAAGGCCCAGGTGAAGGTCGGTGGGCGCGGCAAGGCCGGCGGCGTGAAGGTGGCGAAGACCCCTGACGAGGCGTTCGAGCACGCGCAGGCCATCCTCGGCCTCGACATCAAGGGCCACACCGTCGAGCGCGTCATGATCGCGCAGGGGGCGGACATCGCCGAGGAGTTCTACTTCTCCGTGCTGCTCGACCGGGCCAACCGGTCCTACCTCTCGCTCACCAGCGTCGAGGGCGGCATGGAGATCGAGCAGCTCGCGGTCGAGAAGCCCGAGGCCCTCGCCCGCGTCGAGGTCGACCCGCTCACCGGGATCGACGCGGCCGCCGGTCGCGCGATCGCCGAGCAGGCCGGGTTCCCGGCGGAACTCGTCGACCAGGTGGCCGACGTCTTCTCGAAGCTCTACGACGTCTACAAGGGCGAGGACGCGACGCTCGTCGAGGTGAACCCCCTCGTCCGCACGGGCGACGGCCAGATCCTGGCGCTCGACGGCAAGGTCTCGCTCGACGAGAACGCCGACTTCCGGCACCCCGCGCACAAGGACCTCGAGGACTCCGCCAGCGAGGACCCGCTCGAGGCCAAGGCGAAGGCCCACGGCCTGAACTACGTCAAGCTCGACGGCCAGGTCGGTGTCATCGGCAACGGTGCGGGCCTCGTCATGTCGACGCTCGACGTCGTCGCCTACGCCGGTGAGCGCCACGGCGGTGTGAAGCCCGCGAACTTCCTCGACATCGGCGGCGGCGCCTCGGCCGAGGTCATGGCCAACGGCCTCGACGTCATCCTCGGCGACCCGCAGGTGAAGAGCGTCTTCGTGAACGTCTTCGGCGGCATCACCGCCTGCGACGCCGTCGCGAACGGCATCGTCGCCGCACTCGGCATCCTCGGTGACGCGGCCACCAAGCCGCTCGTCGTGCGCCTGGACGGCAACAACGTGGAAGAGGGTCGTCGGATCCTGGCGGAGGCAGCGCACCCGCTCGTCACCGTCGCCGCGACCATGGACGACGCGGCCGAGCAGGCCGCCGAACTCGCCGCCGCAGCGGCCTGA
- a CDS encoding RecQ family ATP-dependent DNA helicase has protein sequence MNAALRTRTADVFGWHLRPDQESVIDAVLDGRDALAVMPTGSGKSAIYQVAGLELEGVVIVVSPLVALQEDQVVGLEHHVDAPRAVAMNATRKARDVAEAWDAVAAGEVGYVFLAPEQLVKDDVLERLRDAGVALVAVDEAHCISSWGHDFRPDYLALGEVVERLGRPPVLALTATGSAPVRDDIVERLGMRDPFVLASGFDRPGIRLEVVRHAEDAEKRAAVVDQVVGLDGATVVYVATRAATTEYADAMAARGRRARPYHAGMRVTEREAVHTGFLDGDVDVVVATSAFGMGIDKPDVRFVVHADVPESVDAYYQEIGRAGRDAEPAGATLHYRAEDFGLRTFFASGSPRPASVRAVFDAVPATGPIARSALAEASGLSSRTAGRALNALLDAGVLRDDVDGVTRVPDGPATAAHAARATADRAAERERVEESRIAMMRQLAETTGCRRQFLLGYFGDELPEPCGNCDTCSSGTAFDGGAHVADGANDDVWPPDARVEHAEWGTGVVMSTEEDRITVFFESAGYRTLALADIAERDLLERV, from the coding sequence GTGAACGCTGCACTCCGTACCCGCACCGCCGACGTGTTCGGCTGGCACCTCCGCCCCGACCAGGAATCCGTCATCGACGCCGTGCTCGACGGGCGCGACGCGCTCGCCGTGATGCCGACCGGATCGGGGAAGTCGGCGATCTACCAGGTCGCCGGCCTCGAGCTGGAGGGCGTCGTCATCGTCGTCTCGCCCCTCGTGGCGCTGCAGGAGGACCAGGTCGTCGGACTCGAGCACCACGTGGACGCTCCCCGCGCGGTCGCGATGAACGCCACGAGGAAGGCCCGGGACGTCGCCGAGGCCTGGGACGCGGTCGCGGCGGGCGAGGTCGGCTACGTGTTCCTGGCACCCGAACAGCTCGTGAAGGACGACGTGCTCGAGCGACTCCGCGACGCCGGTGTCGCGCTCGTCGCCGTCGACGAGGCGCACTGCATCTCGTCCTGGGGGCACGACTTCCGACCGGACTACCTGGCGCTCGGCGAGGTCGTGGAACGCCTCGGCCGGCCGCCGGTGCTCGCACTGACCGCGACGGGCTCCGCTCCCGTGCGGGACGACATCGTCGAACGGCTCGGCATGCGTGACCCGTTCGTGCTCGCCTCGGGGTTCGACCGCCCCGGCATCCGGCTCGAGGTGGTCCGGCACGCCGAGGACGCCGAGAAGCGCGCGGCCGTGGTCGACCAGGTCGTCGGACTCGACGGGGCCACCGTCGTCTACGTCGCCACCCGCGCCGCGACGACGGAGTACGCCGACGCGATGGCCGCCCGCGGTCGTCGCGCGCGGCCGTACCACGCCGGCATGCGGGTGACGGAGCGCGAGGCGGTCCACACGGGGTTCCTCGACGGCGACGTCGACGTCGTGGTCGCCACGAGCGCGTTCGGCATGGGCATCGACAAACCCGACGTCCGCTTCGTCGTGCACGCCGACGTCCCCGAGTCGGTCGACGCCTACTACCAGGAGATCGGGCGGGCCGGCCGCGATGCCGAGCCGGCCGGCGCGACCCTGCACTACCGGGCCGAGGACTTCGGCCTGCGCACGTTCTTCGCGTCCGGTTCGCCCCGACCCGCGTCGGTCCGCGCCGTGTTCGACGCGGTCCCGGCCACCGGCCCGATCGCCCGGTCGGCGCTCGCGGAGGCCTCCGGTCTGTCGTCCCGCACCGCCGGCCGTGCCCTCAACGCCCTGCTCGACGCCGGCGTCCTGCGCGACGACGTCGACGGGGTCACGCGGGTGCCGGACGGCCCGGCGACCGCGGCCCACGCGGCCCGCGCGACGGCGGACCGCGCGGCGGAGCGCGAACGGGTCGAGGAGTCGCGGATCGCGATGATGCGCCAACTCGCCGAGACGACCGGCTGCCGACGGCAGTTCCTGCTCGGCTACTTCGGCGACGAGCTCCCGGAGCCGTGCGGCAACTGCGACACCTGTTCCTCGGGGACGGCCTTCGACGGCGGAGCCCACGTGGCCGACGGCGCGAACGACGACGTCTGGCCGCCGGATGCCCGCGTCGAGCACGCCGAGTGGGGCACCGGCGTGGTGATGAGCACGGAGGAGGACCGCATCACCGTCTTCTTCGAGTCGGCCGGGTACCGCACGCTCGCGTTGGCGGACATCGCCGAGCGGGATCTGCTCGAGCGGGTCTGA
- a CDS encoding ester cyclase, with product MTAEQNQQAQERLGEILEARAFDRFPEVWADDVVDHDPAPDQQPGLAGIVDFWTEFTTAFPDLTLEPDPLVVTDDYITAVFTIRGTHTGPFQGHAPTGRTFEVRGIQVSKFRDGKIAERWGATDEKGLAEQLALGSGDVHFVSA from the coding sequence ATGACCGCGGAACAGAACCAGCAGGCGCAGGAGCGACTCGGCGAGATCCTGGAGGCGCGCGCCTTCGACCGCTTCCCCGAGGTCTGGGCCGACGACGTCGTGGACCACGACCCCGCGCCCGACCAGCAGCCCGGCCTCGCGGGGATCGTCGACTTCTGGACCGAGTTCACCACCGCGTTCCCGGACCTCACGCTCGAGCCCGACCCGCTCGTCGTCACGGACGACTACATCACCGCGGTGTTCACGATCCGCGGCACCCACACCGGTCCGTTCCAGGGCCACGCGCCGACGGGTCGCACCTTCGAGGTCCGCGGCATCCAGGTCTCGAAGTTCCGTGACGGCAAGATCGCCGAGCGCTGGGGCGCGACCGACGAGAAGGGTCTGGCGGAACAGCTCGCGCTCGGCTCCGGCGACGTCCACTTCGTCAGCGCCTGA